A window of Xyrauchen texanus isolate HMW12.3.18 chromosome 10, RBS_HiC_50CHRs, whole genome shotgun sequence contains these coding sequences:
- the LOC127650587 gene encoding shugoshin 1-like isoform X1, which produces MVRERVVQRKSFQQSLDDIKDKMKEKRNKRLASALTANRGLSKLTIKNTATMQPFVLKSVQVNNKALALALQTEREKVQQAQGVILQLKKERQVLIFHLLMLKRTLRDQGPVESTQISPPVETSPPSPPCPISPRPVHVVETHPAEPLKEPTVSASTESVSGCRGGRQVSLPPTVGTRRKRRSEKVRRQSSCFESVGKCVTDVMEPSFPEEKREETVNNRQRVVLSTELEDICNKVDVAGQKTRPNLNMCVPDSLNTELEISELSAIQHSTPEPPKRTTRQPKKKTTQAAPRPKPDRGCKPDRAPMKKPWENPKPRARSKSRDRSQSQDRVAELPADRLNSSLGGNDTFDFDCEEAVHLTPFKAGNKAVEKPSHDAPIKEVTPNPGAVETNNSSSEDELDADDSPYVPKRKSRRACNLPPRRARSKRRSNQEARKNRVRENTALKQHHVEMVHTEENKTEIKDTGPHLPDTLDSGPLLPESLVCATPENFSHSEPTQEIYLAPPSTVEVESPTPVTPGGEVELMMIDCPIFEFPKCPSNSSDQENKMPLVMNRGRRICGLVVCSFLGLGLSDVTNLPPAAYQKPLSTRVTPKSSTRKRRCTSTINYKEPSISSKLRRGDKFTDTRFLRSPIFKQKLTSRRSSSQKMGKYNESFVGCR; this is translated from the exons ATGGTTCGGGAGCGGGTGGTGCAGAGGAAATCTTTCCAGCAAAGTCTGGACGACATCAAGGACAAGATGAAGGAGAAAAGAAACAAGCGTCTCGCCAGCGCTTTAACTGCGAATCGCGGCCTGTCAAAGCTGACGATCAAAAACACGG CTACAATGCAGCCATTTGTGCTGAAGAGTGTCCAGGTGAACAACAAAGCTCTTGCATTAGCCCTGcagacagagagggagaaagtACAGCAGGCACAGGGAGTCATTCTGCAGTTAAAAAAAGAGAGACAAGTGCTTATCTTCCACCTGTTGATGCTGAAGAGGACACTGAGAGATCAGGGACCTGTGGAAAGCACTCAG ATTTCTCCTCCTGTGGAGACAAGTCCACCAAGTCCGCCTTGCCCCATCAGTCCGAG GCCTGTACATGTTGTAGAGACTCACCCAGCAGAGCCCCTCAAAGAGCCAACAGTTTCTGCAAGCACTG AATCTGTGTCTGGATGCCGTGGTGGCAGACAGGTTTCATTGCCCCCTACTGTAGGAACAAGACGAAAGAGACGCTCTGAGAAAGTGCGGAGACAGAGTTCATGTTTTGAATCCGTAGGGAAATGTGTTACAGATGTAATGGAACCCTCTTTCCCTgaggaaaaaagagaagagaCTGTCAACAATAGACAAAGAGTGGTGCTTAGCACTGAATTGGAGGACATTTGTAACAAAGTGGATGTTGCTGGACAGAAAACACGGCCGAATTTGAATATGTGTGTTCCTGACAGTCTTAACACAGAGTTAGAGATTTCTGAGCTTTCAGCTATCCAGCACTCAACGCCTGAGCCCCCTAAACGGACCACCAGACAACCCAAGAAAAAAACAACCCAAGCAGCCCCTCGGCCCAAACCAGACCGAGGATGCAAACCAGACCGAGCCCCAATGAAGAAGCCGTGGGAAAACCCCAAACCGCGAGCTCGCTCGAAAAGCCGAGACCGCTCGCAGAGTCAAGATCGAGTGGCTGAACTGCCTGCCGATCGGCTTAACTCCTCGCTGGGTGGCAATGACACCTTTGACTTTGACTGTGAAGAGGCAGTCCATCTAACGCCTTTCAAAGCAGGGAACAAAGCTGTGGAGAAACCATCACACGATGCTCCGATTAAAGAGGTCACACCCAATCCTGGTGCTGTGGAGACCAACAACAGTTCCTCAGAAGACGAGCTGGATGCAGATGACAGCCCTTACGTACCAAAAAGGAAATCCAGGAGAGCTTGTAATCTGCCACCTAGACGAGCTCGCTCCAAGAGACGGTCTAATCAAGAGGCCAGAAAGAACAGAGTGAGAGAAAATACTGCCCTAAAGCAGCACCATGTTGAAATGGTGCACACAG aagaaaataagACTGAAATAAAAGATACTGGCCCACATCTCCCAGATACTCTTGATTCAGGCCCTCTGCTTCCAGAGTCACTAGTCTGTGCTACTCCTGAGAATTTTAGCCACTCAGAGCCAACCCAAGAGATCTATCTAG CTCCACCTTCCACAGTGGAAGTAGAGTCTCCCACTCCAGTTACCCCTGGTGGAGAGGTGGAACTTATGATGATTGACTGCCCAATATTTGAATTTCCAAAGTGTCCCAGCAACTCATCTGATCAGGAGAATAAAATGCCTTTGGTGATGAATAGGGGTAGGAGAATAT GTGGGCTGGTTGTTTGCTCCTTTCTGGGCTTGGGTTTGAGTGATGTGACAAATCTGCCCCCTGCAGCCTATCAGAAGCCCTTGTCTACTCGAGTCACGCCTAAATCCTCTACTCGCAAGCGGCGCTGTACGAGTACCATCAACTACAAGGAGCCATCAATCAGTTC AAAACTTAGACGTGGTGACAAATTCACAGACACACGTTTCCTGCGGTCTCCTATCTTCAAGCAGAAACTGACATCTCGTCGGAGTTCAAGTCAAAAGATGGGAAAATATAATGAGTCTTTTGTTGGCTGTCGTTAA
- the LOC127650587 gene encoding shugoshin 1-like isoform X3: MVRERVVQRKSFQQSLDDIKDKMKEKRNKRLASALTANRGLSKLTIKNTATMQPFVLKSVQVNNKALALALQTEREKVQQAQGVILQLKKERQVLIFHLLMLKRTLRDQGPVESTQISPPVETSPPSPPCPISPRPVHVVETHPAEPLKEPTVSASTESVSGCRGGRQVSLPPTVGTRRKRRSEKVRRQSSCFESVGKCVTDVMEPSFPEEKREETVNNRQRVVLSTELEDICNKVDVAGQKTRPNLNMCVPDSLNTELEISELSAIQHSTPEPPKRTTRQPKKKTTQAAPRPKPDRGCKPDRAPMKKPWENPKPRARSKSRDRSQSQDRVAELPADRLNSSLGGNDTFDFDCEEAVHLTPFKAGNKAVEKPSHDAPIKEVTPNPGAVETNNSSSEDELDADDSPYVPKRKSRRACNLPPRRARSKRRSNQEARKNRVRENTALKQHHVEMVHTGGLVVCSFLGLGLSDVTNLPPAAYQKPLSTRVTPKSSTRKRRCTSTINYKEPSISSKLRRGDKFTDTRFLRSPIFKQKLTSRRSSSQKMGKYNESFVGCR; this comes from the exons ATGGTTCGGGAGCGGGTGGTGCAGAGGAAATCTTTCCAGCAAAGTCTGGACGACATCAAGGACAAGATGAAGGAGAAAAGAAACAAGCGTCTCGCCAGCGCTTTAACTGCGAATCGCGGCCTGTCAAAGCTGACGATCAAAAACACGG CTACAATGCAGCCATTTGTGCTGAAGAGTGTCCAGGTGAACAACAAAGCTCTTGCATTAGCCCTGcagacagagagggagaaagtACAGCAGGCACAGGGAGTCATTCTGCAGTTAAAAAAAGAGAGACAAGTGCTTATCTTCCACCTGTTGATGCTGAAGAGGACACTGAGAGATCAGGGACCTGTGGAAAGCACTCAG ATTTCTCCTCCTGTGGAGACAAGTCCACCAAGTCCGCCTTGCCCCATCAGTCCGAG GCCTGTACATGTTGTAGAGACTCACCCAGCAGAGCCCCTCAAAGAGCCAACAGTTTCTGCAAGCACTG AATCTGTGTCTGGATGCCGTGGTGGCAGACAGGTTTCATTGCCCCCTACTGTAGGAACAAGACGAAAGAGACGCTCTGAGAAAGTGCGGAGACAGAGTTCATGTTTTGAATCCGTAGGGAAATGTGTTACAGATGTAATGGAACCCTCTTTCCCTgaggaaaaaagagaagagaCTGTCAACAATAGACAAAGAGTGGTGCTTAGCACTGAATTGGAGGACATTTGTAACAAAGTGGATGTTGCTGGACAGAAAACACGGCCGAATTTGAATATGTGTGTTCCTGACAGTCTTAACACAGAGTTAGAGATTTCTGAGCTTTCAGCTATCCAGCACTCAACGCCTGAGCCCCCTAAACGGACCACCAGACAACCCAAGAAAAAAACAACCCAAGCAGCCCCTCGGCCCAAACCAGACCGAGGATGCAAACCAGACCGAGCCCCAATGAAGAAGCCGTGGGAAAACCCCAAACCGCGAGCTCGCTCGAAAAGCCGAGACCGCTCGCAGAGTCAAGATCGAGTGGCTGAACTGCCTGCCGATCGGCTTAACTCCTCGCTGGGTGGCAATGACACCTTTGACTTTGACTGTGAAGAGGCAGTCCATCTAACGCCTTTCAAAGCAGGGAACAAAGCTGTGGAGAAACCATCACACGATGCTCCGATTAAAGAGGTCACACCCAATCCTGGTGCTGTGGAGACCAACAACAGTTCCTCAGAAGACGAGCTGGATGCAGATGACAGCCCTTACGTACCAAAAAGGAAATCCAGGAGAGCTTGTAATCTGCCACCTAGACGAGCTCGCTCCAAGAGACGGTCTAATCAAGAGGCCAGAAAGAACAGAGTGAGAGAAAATACTGCCCTAAAGCAGCACCATGTTGAAATGGTGCACACAG GTGGGCTGGTTGTTTGCTCCTTTCTGGGCTTGGGTTTGAGTGATGTGACAAATCTGCCCCCTGCAGCCTATCAGAAGCCCTTGTCTACTCGAGTCACGCCTAAATCCTCTACTCGCAAGCGGCGCTGTACGAGTACCATCAACTACAAGGAGCCATCAATCAGTTC AAAACTTAGACGTGGTGACAAATTCACAGACACACGTTTCCTGCGGTCTCCTATCTTCAAGCAGAAACTGACATCTCGTCGGAGTTCAAGTCAAAAGATGGGAAAATATAATGAGTCTTTTGTTGGCTGTCGTTAA
- the LOC127650589 gene encoding 60S ribosomal protein L14-like codes for MVFKRFVEIGRVAFIAFGPHEGKLVAIVDVIDQNRALVDGPCTGVKRQAMPFKCLQLTDYVIKVPHSARQKYVRRAWEKAELNQKWAESSWAKKIEARKKRATMSDFDRYKVMKAKRMRNKIIKHEMKKLQKAATAQKKE; via the exons ATG GTGTTTAAGCGATTTGTCGAAATCGGCCGCGTTGCCTTCATTGCATTTGGTCCGCACGAGGGCAAGCTGGTGGCAATTGTTGATGTCATTGACCAAAACAGG GCACTGGTAGATGGCCCATGCACTGGAGTAAAGAGACAGGCTATGCCATTCAAGTGTTTGCAGCTCACTGACTATGTCATCAAAGTACCTCACAG TGCCCGTCAGAAGTACGTGAGACGTGCCTGGGAAAAGGCAGAGCTAAACCAAAAGTGGGCTGAAAGCAGCTGGGCCAAGAAAATTGAGGCAAGAAAAAAG AGGGCCACAATGTCTGACTTTGATCGCTACAAGGTGATGAAGGCCAAGAGAATG AGGAACAAGATTATCAAACACGAGATGAAAAAGCTCCAGAAAGCTGCTACAGcacaaaagaaagaatga
- the LOC127650863 gene encoding uncharacterized protein LOC127650863, producing MRHFAVLCICLPLFIVQATFGLSMLALLAFLIQTTSTNITVSNTNTSQTSAPTIVVNSTSSPSSAQSNTSTLTQPTSNTINGSQTTTTTSDKDSTTIVTAQTSTWTTPSSSYSVKASFVSYTLPALLYKLLK from the exons ATGAGGCACTTTGCTGTCCTTTGTATTTGCCTGCCTCTCTTCATTGTTCAG GCGACCTTCGGATTGTCCATGCTGGCTCTGCTGGCCTTCCTGATTCAG ACTACTTCCACAAACATAACTGTTTCAAATACAAATACATCTCAGACCAGTGCACCAACAATTGTGGTTAATTCAACTTCATCACCAAGTTCAGCTCAATCTAACACATCTACACTGACTCAACCGACTTCGAACACAATCAATGGGTCCCAAACCACAACGACGACTTCAGACAAGGACTCCACCACCATAGTAACAGCCCAAACCTCTACATGGACGACTCCATCATCCAGCTATTCAGTGAAAGCTTCCTTCGTCAGCTATACTCTACCAGCCCTCCTTTACAAGCTGTTAAAATGA
- the LOC127650587 gene encoding shugoshin 1-like isoform X2, translated as MVRERVVQRKSFQQSLDDIKDKMKEKRNKRLASALTANRGLSKLTIKNTATMQPFVLKSVQVNNKALALALQTEREKVQQAQGVILQLKKERQVLIFHLLMLKRTLRDQGPVESTQISPPVETSPPSPPCPISPRPVHVVETHPAEPLKEPTVSASTESVSGCRGGRQVSLPPTVGTRRKRRSEKVRRQSSCFESVGKCVTDVMEPSFPEEKREETVNNRQRVVLSTELEDICNKVDVAGQKTRPNLNMCVPDSLNTELEISELSAIQHSTPEPPKRTTRQPKKKTTQAAPRPKPDRGCKPDRAPMKKPWENPKPRARSKSRDRSQSQDRVAELPADRLNSSLGGNDTFDFDCEEAVHLTPFKAGNKAVEKPSHDAPIKEVTPNPGAVETNNSSSEDELDADDSPYVPKRKSRRACNLPPRRARSKRRSNQEARKNRVRENTALKQHHVEMVHTEENKTEIKDTGPHLPDTLDSGPLLPESLVCATPENFSHSEPTQEIYLAPPSTVEVESPTPVTPGGEVELMMIDCPIFEFPKCPSNSSDQENKMPLVMNRGGLVVCSFLGLGLSDVTNLPPAAYQKPLSTRVTPKSSTRKRRCTSTINYKEPSISSKLRRGDKFTDTRFLRSPIFKQKLTSRRSSSQKMGKYNESFVGCR; from the exons ATGGTTCGGGAGCGGGTGGTGCAGAGGAAATCTTTCCAGCAAAGTCTGGACGACATCAAGGACAAGATGAAGGAGAAAAGAAACAAGCGTCTCGCCAGCGCTTTAACTGCGAATCGCGGCCTGTCAAAGCTGACGATCAAAAACACGG CTACAATGCAGCCATTTGTGCTGAAGAGTGTCCAGGTGAACAACAAAGCTCTTGCATTAGCCCTGcagacagagagggagaaagtACAGCAGGCACAGGGAGTCATTCTGCAGTTAAAAAAAGAGAGACAAGTGCTTATCTTCCACCTGTTGATGCTGAAGAGGACACTGAGAGATCAGGGACCTGTGGAAAGCACTCAG ATTTCTCCTCCTGTGGAGACAAGTCCACCAAGTCCGCCTTGCCCCATCAGTCCGAG GCCTGTACATGTTGTAGAGACTCACCCAGCAGAGCCCCTCAAAGAGCCAACAGTTTCTGCAAGCACTG AATCTGTGTCTGGATGCCGTGGTGGCAGACAGGTTTCATTGCCCCCTACTGTAGGAACAAGACGAAAGAGACGCTCTGAGAAAGTGCGGAGACAGAGTTCATGTTTTGAATCCGTAGGGAAATGTGTTACAGATGTAATGGAACCCTCTTTCCCTgaggaaaaaagagaagagaCTGTCAACAATAGACAAAGAGTGGTGCTTAGCACTGAATTGGAGGACATTTGTAACAAAGTGGATGTTGCTGGACAGAAAACACGGCCGAATTTGAATATGTGTGTTCCTGACAGTCTTAACACAGAGTTAGAGATTTCTGAGCTTTCAGCTATCCAGCACTCAACGCCTGAGCCCCCTAAACGGACCACCAGACAACCCAAGAAAAAAACAACCCAAGCAGCCCCTCGGCCCAAACCAGACCGAGGATGCAAACCAGACCGAGCCCCAATGAAGAAGCCGTGGGAAAACCCCAAACCGCGAGCTCGCTCGAAAAGCCGAGACCGCTCGCAGAGTCAAGATCGAGTGGCTGAACTGCCTGCCGATCGGCTTAACTCCTCGCTGGGTGGCAATGACACCTTTGACTTTGACTGTGAAGAGGCAGTCCATCTAACGCCTTTCAAAGCAGGGAACAAAGCTGTGGAGAAACCATCACACGATGCTCCGATTAAAGAGGTCACACCCAATCCTGGTGCTGTGGAGACCAACAACAGTTCCTCAGAAGACGAGCTGGATGCAGATGACAGCCCTTACGTACCAAAAAGGAAATCCAGGAGAGCTTGTAATCTGCCACCTAGACGAGCTCGCTCCAAGAGACGGTCTAATCAAGAGGCCAGAAAGAACAGAGTGAGAGAAAATACTGCCCTAAAGCAGCACCATGTTGAAATGGTGCACACAG aagaaaataagACTGAAATAAAAGATACTGGCCCACATCTCCCAGATACTCTTGATTCAGGCCCTCTGCTTCCAGAGTCACTAGTCTGTGCTACTCCTGAGAATTTTAGCCACTCAGAGCCAACCCAAGAGATCTATCTAG CTCCACCTTCCACAGTGGAAGTAGAGTCTCCCACTCCAGTTACCCCTGGTGGAGAGGTGGAACTTATGATGATTGACTGCCCAATATTTGAATTTCCAAAGTGTCCCAGCAACTCATCTGATCAGGAGAATAAAATGCCTTTGGTGATGAATAGGG GTGGGCTGGTTGTTTGCTCCTTTCTGGGCTTGGGTTTGAGTGATGTGACAAATCTGCCCCCTGCAGCCTATCAGAAGCCCTTGTCTACTCGAGTCACGCCTAAATCCTCTACTCGCAAGCGGCGCTGTACGAGTACCATCAACTACAAGGAGCCATCAATCAGTTC AAAACTTAGACGTGGTGACAAATTCACAGACACACGTTTCCTGCGGTCTCCTATCTTCAAGCAGAAACTGACATCTCGTCGGAGTTCAAGTCAAAAGATGGGAAAATATAATGAGTCTTTTGTTGGCTGTCGTTAA